In Bacteroidales bacterium, the DNA window GGGATCGGGAGCATCTCAAGCCGCCTGACACTGGAGGGCCCGATTGTCAGGGATAAAGCTTCTTTCCTTCTTTCAGGCAGAAGGACCTATGCCGATTTGTTCCTGCTCCTCTCAAGCGACGAAAACCTGAGGAAAACCAGGCTCTACTTCCATGATCTGAACGGAAAGCTTAACTACCGGATCAACAGCAAGAACAGAATCTTTTTATCAGGGTATTCCGGCAGTGACACCTATGCGAATAAAGAGTTTGCAGGGATGGTCTTTGGTAACCGTACCCTGACTCTGCGCTGGAACCATCTCTTCAGCAATAATCTCTTCAGCAATTTTACCTTGCTTAATTCCCATTACTTCTATGACCTTGGAACACCGGAAGGGGCCGAAGACTTTTTTAACTGGAACTCCACACTGGACGATTACGGGTTCAAAGCAGATTTTACCTTCTTCCCGAATCCTGAGCACAAAGTGCGATTTGGCACATCGGGGACTTTCCATGTGATTAAACCAGGCGAGGTCAGTGCCATCACCACCGGGGGGATCAGGCAGAAATTGGAACTGACTCATAATCATTCCCTGGAAAGTGCCATCTATCTATCGGGTGAATCAAGGCTAGGAGAAAAACTGGGACTTCGTTATGGTTTAAGGTATTCCCTGTTTCACAACGTGGGTCCGACGACTCTGTTTCATTACGACGATCAGTACCAGCTGGTCGATTCGACCTATTACCGGCAGGGCGACTTTTTCCATTTCTATCATGGTCTGGAACCCAGGATTTCGGCCAATTACATACTTAGTGAAAAACAGTCTCTGAAAGCCAGTTATTCCCGGACCAGGCAATATTTGCAGCTGGCCAGCAACTCAAGCGCCGGCACCCCCCTGGAAATCTGGTTTCCAGCATCTCCCAATGTGGAGCCACAGCTTTCCGACCAGCTATCCGTGGGCTATTTCAGGGATTTTCTGGATCATAAATTGCAGTCGTCTCTGGAGCTGTATTACAAAAAAATGAACAATTCCATCGATTTCAGGGATCATGCCCAGTTATTGCTAAATCCCAGGCTGGATGGTGAAATCAGGATCGGAAAGACCACCTCCCTGGGTGCAGAATTATTTTTGAAATATGAAACAGGTGCTTTCTCAGGCTGGATAAGCTATACGCTTTCAAGAACCATGCGAAAGATTCCGGAGATTAATGGTGGCAAGCCTTACCCGGCTCCTTATGATAAACCTCATGATGTGGCCCTGGTGTTGAGCTATGATTTCAGCTCACGGATCCAAATAGCGGCCAACTGGATTTACAGTACCGGCATTCCCTATACGGTACCTTCAGGAAGATATGAAATAATGGGAAGCATCATCCCCTTATACACAGGAAGGAACCAATACAGGCTCCCGGATTATCACCGCCTGGATCTTTCCCTGACTATAAAGGGAAAAGAACGAAAAGGGAAACGCTGGAGAGGCGAGTGGAACTTCACCGCTTATAATGCTTATGCGCGGAAAAATATCTGGGCCCTCAACTTTTACCAGGACGAGGCCCGGTCAGATTTAACCTATGCCGAAATGACCTACCTGTTTTCCATTGTTCCGGCTATTACCTATAATTTCAAGTTCTGATGGGGCATAGAATTACATACAGCTTCCAGGTCATGTTTGTTACGGCACTTCTTCTGATTTCCTCCTGTACGGAGCGAATTGATATTGAACTCGATTCCACCTATCAGCGTCTGGTGGTGGAAGGAGTGCTGACTTCCGATTCGGTCAGGCACTATGTTCTTCTATCCGTCACCAGTGATTACTTTTCCAATCAGCCTGCTACACCACTCAGCCATACTGTGGTTGAAATCTCGTTTGAGGGTCAGACCATGCAACTCATTGAAAATGATGAGATTTCCGGCAGGTATGAAACAAGCACGGCCTTCAGGGGTAATCCGGGAACTACTTATATTCTGGATATCAGTCAGATTGATATCAATCAAGACGGAGTCGGGGAACTTTACCATGCCGAAAGCACCATGCCCGGGGGCAGTGAGCTGGAGACCATCGAGTTACGGTACTATACCACGCCGGTAGTTTCAGGCTATGGAGTTTTCCTGTACGCCTATAACCCGGTGGACCAGCGGGACTGGTATGGATTTAAACTTATCAGGAACGGAGATGTACTGACCGATTCGCTGAGCAAATACCGTGTTTTGTCGGATGAGCTCTTCGATACAGGCTATTTCCCCGGACTGCCCGTCGGATTCTTAAGTGACGATGATCCACGGGAGAAGGTTCAGTCCGGCGATACACTGACCCTCCAGATGGATTGCATTGAAGAGGTTTACTACAATTTTGTTACAGAAGCTCAACTGGAGCTTGCAGGCCGGAACCCTCTTATCTCCGGCCCTCCTGCAAATGTGGTATCCAATGTGGAT includes these proteins:
- a CDS encoding TonB-dependent receptor; the encoded protein is MPRLPFSLIICLLLISPEGLGKSTVSGYVRDAASGEALIAANVIIEELGTGTSTNEYGFYALSVEPGTYTFIYSYVGYAAVSRSIELAEDMVLDMELTELVLELEEVSISSRQINSNITRLETGSTSLSIQSIRKIPALLGEIDVIKAIQLLPGVQVTSEGSSGFSVRGGGRDQNLILLDESVVYNASHLLGFFSIFNNDAIKEVKLYKGDIPAHSGGRLASLLDIRMKEGNSKHFTASGGIGSISSRLTLEGPIVRDKASFLLSGRRTYADLFLLLSSDENLRKTRLYFHDLNGKLNYRINSKNRIFLSGYSGSDTYANKEFAGMVFGNRTLTLRWNHLFSNNLFSNFTLLNSHYFYDLGTPEGAEDFFNWNSTLDDYGFKADFTFFPNPEHKVRFGTSGTFHVIKPGEVSAITTGGIRQKLELTHNHSLESAIYLSGESRLGEKLGLRYGLRYSLFHNVGPTTLFHYDDQYQLVDSTYYRQGDFFHFYHGLEPRISANYILSEKQSLKASYSRTRQYLQLASNSSAGTPLEIWFPASPNVEPQLSDQLSVGYFRDFLDHKLQSSLELYYKKMNNSIDFRDHAQLLLNPRLDGEIRIGKTTSLGAELFLKYETGAFSGWISYTLSRTMRKIPEINGGKPYPAPYDKPHDVALVLSYDFSSRIQIAANWIYSTGIPYTVPSGRYEIMGSIIPLYTGRNQYRLPDYHRLDLSLTIKGKERKGKRWRGEWNFTAYNAYARKNIWALNFYQDEARSDLTYAEMTYLFSIVPAITYNFKF
- a CDS encoding DUF4249 family protein, yielding MGHRITYSFQVMFVTALLLISSCTERIDIELDSTYQRLVVEGVLTSDSVRHYVLLSVTSDYFSNQPATPLSHTVVEISFEGQTMQLIENDEISGRYETSTAFRGNPGTTYILDISQIDINQDGVGELYHAESTMPGGSELETIELRYYTTPVVSGYGVFLYAYNPVDQRDWYGFKLIRNGDVLTDSLSKYRVLSDELFDTGYFPGLPVGFLSDDDPREKVQSGDTLTLQMDCIEEVYYNFVTEAQLELAGRNPLISGPPANVVSNVDNGAQGIFAAHSILRYSIIAE